A region of Planktomarina temperata RCA23 DNA encodes the following proteins:
- a CDS encoding trans-sulfuration enzyme family protein: MAKRGLSVATIAAQAGGYIDAASGGVVPPIQPSTTFARDRSYQPHPTGNIYARDDNDVGRIAEALLAQLDNAETALLFPNGMAAIAAVFRVLPGGATVLVQSQIYWGTTKWLREFCARRSVTLIEADLSDIGQAQSLCAHHQPDLVFIETPSNPWLRTTDIALVAEATHAAGGRLVVDATAATPILTRALDFGADIVMHSATKGINGHSDVLAGVLATNAPADSHWQAIAIDRHDAGAVIGSFEAWLLIRSIRTLPLRVERMSQNAQAVAEFLQSHDAVAQVFYPGLPDFDGHSVAKRQMVGGFGSLLSFCVKGGAVEALRVAGQLNLFHRATSLGGVESLVEHRHTIEPHTGIPESLLRLSIGIEDVQDLCADLEQALTC; encoded by the coding sequence ATGGCGAAACGTGGCCTATCAGTGGCGACTATTGCGGCGCAGGCGGGCGGATATATTGACGCGGCCAGCGGCGGGGTTGTACCGCCCATTCAGCCCAGTACGACCTTCGCACGGGACCGTAGCTACCAGCCGCATCCCACGGGCAATATTTATGCCCGTGATGACAATGATGTGGGCCGCATCGCCGAAGCTCTTTTGGCGCAACTGGACAACGCTGAGACCGCACTCTTATTTCCCAATGGCATGGCGGCGATTGCAGCGGTGTTTCGAGTTTTGCCGGGCGGGGCGACGGTCTTGGTGCAGTCACAGATCTATTGGGGCACAACGAAGTGGTTGCGGGAGTTTTGTGCCCGCCGGTCCGTGACCCTGATCGAGGCGGATTTGAGCGATATTGGGCAGGCGCAAAGCCTCTGCGCCCACCACCAGCCGGATTTGGTCTTTATTGAGACACCTTCAAACCCGTGGCTGCGGACAACGGATATCGCGCTTGTGGCAGAGGCCACCCATGCGGCAGGCGGGCGACTGGTGGTTGATGCCACGGCCGCAACCCCAATTTTGACCCGCGCCTTGGATTTTGGGGCCGATATTGTCATGCATTCGGCGACCAAAGGAATCAATGGCCATTCGGATGTCTTGGCTGGGGTCTTGGCGACCAATGCGCCGGCCGACTCGCATTGGCAAGCGATCGCCATAGATCGCCATGACGCCGGCGCGGTGATCGGCAGTTTTGAGGCTTGGCTGCTCATTCGCTCAATTCGCACCCTGCCTTTGCGCGTGGAGCGTATGTCGCAAAATGCGCAGGCTGTGGCAGAATTCTTGCAAAGTCACGACGCGGTGGCGCAAGTGTTTTATCCCGGCCTGCCTGATTTCGACGGGCATAGTGTGGCCAAGCGGCAAATGGTAGGTGGGTTTGGCTCGCTCTTGTCCTTTTGCGTGAAGGGCGGGGCGGTGGAGGCCCTGAGGGTGGCCGGTCAATTGAATTTGTTTCACCGAGCCACCTCGTTGGGCGGGGTGGAAAGCCTGGTGGAACATCGCCACACGATTGAGCCTCATACCGGCATTCCTGAGTCTCTTCTGCGCCTGTCGATTGGCATTGAGGATGTGCAGGATCTATGCGCTGATTTGGAACAGGCGTTAACGTGCTGA
- a CDS encoding zinc-finger domain-containing protein: MTTQAPETKIVEAYRVACDGGEGALGHPRVWLQIPNEHGWVECPYCDAKMVHKDFEGQV; the protein is encoded by the coding sequence ATGACAACTCAAGCACCTGAGACAAAAATTGTAGAGGCCTATCGCGTGGCCTGTGATGGTGGTGAAGGCGCTTTGGGGCACCCACGCGTTTGGTTGCAAATACCCAATGAGCACGGCTGGGTTGAATGCCCCTATTGTGACGCAAAAATGGTGCATAAAGACTTTGAGGGACAGGTGTAA
- the polA gene encoding DNA polymerase I — MAFGKGHHLHLIDGSAFIFRAYHALPPLTRKSDGLPVGAVAGFCNMLQRYVENNTGPDAPTHVAVIFDHSGKTFRNDMYDLYKANRSATPEDLIPQFPLTRAATRAFNVACKEVEGFEADDIIATLACRARDAGGACTIISSDKDLMQLVGGGVVMLDAMKNKVIDRDGVVEKFGVAPERVVDVQALAGDSVDNVPGAPGIGIKTAALLINEYGSLEELLDRAGGIKQPKRRESLMDNRAQIELSKQLVQLECNMELDFSIEDLEVRDPDPQELLDFVAQMEFRTLSKRLADKLGVQAPVIAEPEVQQAVIEAPAAAAFDTSKYETIRDAAALQTWIDRIYARGYVAVDTETTGLNEMRADLVGVSLCVQAGEAAYLPLAHRAGQSDDLFGTDALAEGQMDLDTALAMLKPMLEDSTILKIGQNMKYDAKILARVGIQVAPIDDTMLMSYAQNGGLHNHGMDLLSERYLDHAPISIKTLLGSGKSAITFDRVPIDEASLYAAEDADITLRLWQYLKPRLHLNRVTAVYESLERPLVPVLADMEMHGIKVDRDVLSRMSNGFAQKMAGLEAEIHEMAGRSFNVGSPKQLGEVLFDEMALPGGKKGKTGAYATGVDVLEDLATEHELPGRVLDWRQLSKLKSTYTDALQDHIHPDTGRVHTSYSIAGASTGRLASTDPNLQNIPIRTEEGRKIREAFVAETGKTLVALDYSQIELRILAHIADIPTLKQAFADGIDIHALTASQMFDVPLDQMTSEVRRKAKAINFGVIYGISGFGLARNLRIPRAEAQAFIDTYFERFPGIRTYMDDTVAFAKEHGYVQTLFGRRIHTPDIGAKGPHAGFAKRAAINAPIQGTAADVIRRAMVRMPEAIAHLPAKMLLQVHDELLFEVEDGAVEALTQVAKQVMERASLPVVKLDVPLIVEAGSGPNWAVAH; from the coding sequence ATGGCATTCGGTAAAGGACATCACCTGCATCTGATCGACGGGTCAGCCTTCATCTTTCGCGCCTATCACGCTTTGCCGCCGCTGACGCGCAAATCAGATGGTTTGCCGGTGGGCGCTGTGGCCGGGTTTTGCAACATGTTGCAACGATATGTGGAAAACAATACTGGCCCCGATGCTCCCACCCATGTTGCGGTGATCTTTGATCACTCTGGCAAGACATTTCGCAATGATATGTATGATCTGTACAAGGCGAACCGTTCCGCCACGCCGGAAGATTTGATCCCACAATTCCCACTCACCCGCGCGGCAACCCGGGCTTTTAATGTGGCATGTAAAGAGGTCGAAGGGTTTGAGGCGGATGACATCATCGCAACATTGGCCTGCCGCGCGCGCGACGCTGGGGGCGCGTGCACCATCATCAGCTCTGACAAGGACTTGATGCAGCTGGTGGGCGGCGGTGTTGTGATGCTGGATGCCATGAAAAACAAAGTGATTGACCGAGACGGTGTTGTTGAGAAATTTGGTGTTGCCCCTGAGCGCGTGGTTGATGTGCAGGCATTGGCAGGGGACAGCGTTGACAATGTGCCCGGTGCACCCGGCATTGGCATTAAGACTGCGGCCTTGCTGATCAACGAATATGGCTCTCTGGAAGAGCTTTTGGATCGCGCAGGAGGGATCAAACAGCCCAAGCGCCGCGAAAGCTTGATGGACAACCGGGCGCAGATCGAACTGTCCAAACAGCTGGTTCAGCTGGAGTGCAATATGGAGCTGGATTTCTCCATTGAGGATTTGGAGGTGCGCGATCCCGATCCTCAAGAGCTTTTGGATTTTGTGGCACAAATGGAATTTCGCACCTTGAGCAAAAGGCTGGCGGATAAACTGGGCGTTCAAGCCCCGGTTATTGCCGAGCCCGAGGTGCAGCAGGCCGTGATTGAGGCCCCCGCGGCGGCGGCTTTTGACACCAGTAAATATGAGACCATCCGAGATGCGGCGGCTCTGCAAACTTGGATTGATCGGATTTATGCCCGCGGTTATGTGGCCGTGGATACGGAAACAACCGGTTTGAATGAAATGCGCGCCGATTTGGTGGGTGTCTCCTTATGCGTCCAAGCCGGTGAGGCGGCCTATTTGCCGCTCGCGCATCGCGCAGGGCAGTCTGATGATCTCTTCGGCACTGATGCTTTGGCGGAGGGCCAGATGGATCTCGATACCGCTCTGGCCATGCTCAAGCCGATGCTGGAAGATTCCACCATTCTGAAAATTGGTCAGAACATGAAATATGACGCCAAGATTTTGGCGCGGGTCGGCATCCAAGTGGCGCCGATCGATGACACAATGTTGATGAGCTACGCGCAAAATGGCGGCTTGCACAATCATGGGATGGACCTTTTGAGCGAGCGTTATCTCGATCATGCGCCCATCTCGATCAAAACACTGCTGGGCAGTGGGAAATCCGCAATCACCTTTGACCGCGTTCCCATTGATGAGGCCAGCCTTTATGCGGCAGAAGATGCCGATATCACTCTGCGCCTTTGGCAGTATCTCAAACCGCGCTTGCATCTTAATCGGGTGACAGCGGTCTATGAAAGCCTGGAACGCCCCCTCGTGCCGGTATTGGCAGATATGGAAATGCACGGGATCAAAGTAGACCGAGATGTCTTGAGCCGCATGTCGAATGGTTTCGCGCAGAAGATGGCGGGGCTGGAGGCTGAAATCCACGAGATGGCCGGGCGCAGCTTTAATGTGGGATCCCCCAAACAGCTTGGTGAAGTGCTCTTTGATGAAATGGCGCTTCCCGGTGGTAAGAAGGGCAAAACGGGCGCCTACGCCACTGGGGTTGATGTTTTGGAAGATCTGGCGACGGAGCATGAATTGCCCGGGCGGGTTTTAGACTGGCGTCAATTGAGCAAATTGAAATCCACTTATACCGACGCGCTGCAGGACCATATTCATCCCGATACTGGCCGCGTGCACACGTCCTATTCCATCGCCGGCGCGAGCACCGGGCGTTTGGCCTCAACTGATCCCAACTTGCAAAATATCCCCATCCGGACGGAAGAGGGCCGCAAAATTCGGGAGGCTTTTGTAGCGGAGACCGGCAAAACCTTAGTGGCTTTGGATTATTCACAAATCGAGCTGCGCATTCTCGCCCATATTGCCGATATTCCAACTCTGAAACAGGCCTTTGCCGACGGCATTGATATTCACGCGCTGACCGCAAGTCAGATGTTTGATGTGCCGCTCGATCAAATGACCTCTGAGGTGCGCCGCAAGGCAAAAGCCATTAACTTTGGGGTGATTTATGGCATTTCTGGCTTTGGGCTTGCGCGCAATCTGCGCATTCCGCGGGCGGAGGCCCAGGCGTTCATCGACACATATTTTGAGCGCTTCCCGGGCATTCGCACCTATATGGATGATACGGTGGCTTTCGCCAAAGAACATGGCTATGTGCAAACGCTGTTTGGACGCCGCATTCACACGCCTGACATTGGGGCGAAAGGCCCGCATGCAGGTTTTGCCAAACGCGCTGCAATCAATGCGCCGATCCAAGGCACCGCAGCAGATGTGATCCGCCGCGCGATGGTCCGCATGCCCGAAGCGATTGCGCATTTACCGGCCAAAATGTTGTTGCAAGTGCACGATGAATTGCTGTTTGAAGTTGAGGACGGTGCGGTCGAGGCCCTTACCCAAGTTGCCAAACAGGTGATGGAACGGGCCAGCTTGCCAGTGGTCAAGCTGGATGTGCCGTTGATTGTGGAGGCCGGATCTGGGCCAAATTGGGCGGTCGCGCATTAG